The following are encoded together in the Tatumella ptyseos genome:
- a CDS encoding shikimate 5-dehydrogenase has product MLNKDTQLCISLSGRPSNIGTRFHNYLYQKLDIDFIYKAFSTTDIEAAIKGVRALGIRGCSVSMPFKESCIPFIDHLTDSAKAIDSVNTIVNDKGVLTAYNTDFLAIRQLITDHLPDPSQTVLVQGAGGMAKAVVAAFHDAGFTQLSVMARNEQSGKALADKYHYRYQSPNDTTPADIIVNVTPIGMSGGTESETLAFAESIVNAAETVFDVVAFPAQTPLVKKGQTLGKKVLSGDQVIALQALEQFALYTGVRPSDALMQEASAFSRQ; this is encoded by the coding sequence ATGCTTAATAAAGACACCCAACTTTGTATTTCTCTTTCCGGCCGTCCCAGTAATATAGGCACCCGTTTTCATAACTATCTTTATCAAAAACTCGATATTGATTTTATCTACAAAGCCTTTTCAACTACCGACATTGAGGCGGCTATCAAAGGTGTTAGGGCGTTAGGTATTCGTGGTTGTTCAGTCTCTATGCCTTTTAAGGAAAGCTGCATCCCCTTTATTGACCATTTAACGGATTCTGCCAAAGCGATCGATTCAGTAAACACCATCGTTAATGATAAAGGTGTACTCACCGCTTACAACACTGACTTTCTGGCGATCCGTCAGTTAATTACCGACCATCTGCCAGACCCTTCACAAACTGTTTTGGTACAAGGTGCTGGCGGGATGGCTAAAGCGGTAGTTGCCGCGTTTCACGATGCCGGATTTACACAGCTCAGTGTTATGGCGCGCAATGAACAGAGTGGTAAAGCGCTCGCGGATAAATATCATTACCGCTATCAGTCGCCGAATGACACGACACCTGCGGATATTATTGTCAACGTCACGCCTATTGGTATGAGTGGTGGTACAGAAAGTGAAACGCTGGCTTTTGCAGAGTCAATCGTTAACGCGGCTGAGACGGTTTTTGATGTGGTTGCTTTTCCCGCACAGACGCCTTTGGTAAAAAAAGGGCAAACACTTGGTAAAAAAGTGTTGAGTGGTGATCAAGTGATCGCACTGCAGGCGTTGGAGCAGTTTGCGCTTTACACGGGGGTCAGACCCAGTGATGCATTAATGCAAGAAGCCTCCGCTTTCTCCCGTCAATAA
- a CDS encoding trimeric intracellular cation channel family protein, with protein MTVLLHFIDVFGTFVFALSGATVGVRHRFDLFGVFVLAFVTAVGGGCVRDICLGATPPAGLINVEYLVCVVIAIMLISFFQKIVFSFEKPALFFDALGLGFFAAFGANKAYMLTHEVFFSILMGCISAVGGGCIRDILTGRSPVILTKEIYASAALIGASIQILGSSGIIPPQYSIWLAIGSCTAIRMVSLRYNITLKTIANKYLD; from the coding sequence ATGACTGTTCTTCTACATTTCATTGATGTATTTGGTACTTTTGTTTTTGCACTAAGTGGCGCGACAGTCGGCGTTAGGCATCGCTTTGACTTGTTTGGTGTATTTGTTTTAGCTTTTGTAACAGCGGTAGGTGGCGGCTGTGTGAGAGATATTTGCTTAGGTGCAACACCTCCAGCAGGATTAATCAATGTCGAGTACCTAGTGTGTGTTGTCATCGCCATCATGCTTATCAGCTTTTTTCAAAAAATTGTCTTTTCCTTCGAAAAGCCCGCACTGTTTTTTGATGCGTTAGGGTTGGGATTCTTTGCTGCTTTTGGTGCAAATAAGGCGTATATGCTTACCCATGAGGTCTTTTTCTCTATATTGATGGGATGCATAAGCGCCGTAGGGGGCGGATGTATTCGGGATATACTCACCGGTAGGTCCCCTGTGATCCTAACGAAAGAGATTTATGCCAGCGCGGCGCTGATTGGTGCCAGCATCCAGATATTAGGTTCTTCTGGTATCATTCCACCTCAATATAGTATTTGGCTTGCGATAGGTAGTTGTACGGCGATTCGAATGGTTTCCCTTCGCTATAACATCACGCTGAAAACCATCGCCAATAAATATCTCGATTAA
- a CDS encoding NAD(P)-dependent oxidoreductase, with protein sequence MPTKINTVSVLGLGAMGHAFATNIIKNNFTLKVWNRSEEKGKDLVEKGATLASTPAQAVEGSQVVILMLADADSTVEVIKQTIDALAEQAIVVQMGTIGVEATEQLNKYLKENRPDIGFIDAPVSGTKKPAEMAQIAILASGDRALQSQIEPVFAAISKGSHWLGDVGAGSAMKLVVNSWLIGLVQSLAESHCLAKQLGFSPETLWSVLEGGPLAAPYAKTKLEMIEEGRYPPQMQLKWALKDATLAAKAGGEAQMPNLHSITALWQAAVDAGLGDKDLSVIAQYLEKQ encoded by the coding sequence ATGCCAACTAAGATCAATACTGTTTCAGTGCTCGGGCTCGGAGCAATGGGCCATGCGTTTGCCACGAATATTATTAAAAACAATTTTACGCTGAAGGTATGGAATCGTAGCGAAGAAAAGGGAAAGGATTTAGTTGAGAAGGGTGCAACACTTGCCTCAACGCCAGCTCAGGCGGTTGAGGGCAGTCAAGTCGTAATACTCATGCTCGCCGATGCTGACAGCACGGTAGAGGTTATTAAGCAAACTATCGACGCCCTAGCGGAACAAGCTATCGTTGTGCAAATGGGCACAATTGGCGTAGAGGCCACAGAGCAACTTAATAAATATCTTAAAGAAAATCGTCCTGATATCGGTTTTATTGATGCTCCCGTTTCAGGGACAAAAAAACCGGCAGAAATGGCGCAAATCGCTATATTGGCCAGCGGAGACCGTGCGCTGCAATCGCAAATTGAGCCGGTATTTGCTGCTATCAGCAAGGGCTCTCACTGGTTAGGCGACGTCGGGGCAGGGAGTGCAATGAAACTGGTCGTTAACAGTTGGTTGATTGGTTTAGTTCAGAGCTTAGCGGAAAGCCATTGCTTGGCAAAACAGCTAGGTTTTAGTCCCGAAACTTTATGGTCAGTGCTAGAGGGCGGACCTTTAGCCGCGCCCTATGCGAAAACAAAATTAGAGATGATTGAAGAAGGTCGCTATCCACCGCAGATGCAACTTAAGTGGGCGCTGAAAGATGCCACCCTTGCTGCAAAAGCGGGCGGTGAAGCACAGATGCCAAACCTTCATTCCATCACCGCTTTGTGGCAAGCTGCAGTGGACGCTGGGCTAGGGGATAAAGACCTTTCAGTCATTGCACAGTATCTCGAAAAACAGTAA
- a CDS encoding virulence factor SrfB: protein MKCFAQPPQSLFANSGIQFIDQSCVIDPSHPKTAFIRTSTNGPLCEVTPNEKGHFQYREYAGGPVEWVRPEYRFSFSESLTLLQHQWLPLPYFSAQGARPLNWARIYVSRCRQAKQGWKFTLAFDTQIADDESGLQPSQFDVQQGQIFTLPQQPERWREFFQQTWVNVWMTALYPVVGQAPSFIWQAHYINLLKLLVNQVKPRPLLLQDTAQHSAPVAVDAIIDLGNSNSCGVLFEVDAHCVSPLSLSSELQLRDLSCPTREAYTLFSSELNFSPEPFGHRGFSSASGRMDAFQWCSLVRIGPEAQRLNAQSHRDLQPQGISCPRRYIWDDHSANVIWFNASQSDQAQYSTIDHPLSLMLNDQGILLDELSSGWQFPVFKPQFARSALFTFLIMELVNQIAMQINSLSYRQRHANRDTPRFIRKLIFTLPVNFTTLERQRFLRLAQRAIRLIKTAQPQFFPVNRQDITIEFPWDEACCGQIFWLWQKLRTQSAFDLQKYYHRSPQTSHLRIGLIDVGGGTTDVAVTEYPLITSELSAAPALSPQLLLRQGFTLAGDSLLEDVINHFLLPQFGDHLHQQGLSPVMTILERLFSREKSDDGDSVWRQYVVRHLFLPIVDDVLWLYRLQETAYFCRVSQLIDHQVLGYIEESLNEKIAYITPKMAVCEIKTFTLQFLFKDFIDFLQSPQCRLGQLLTIICDTVTTNQCDVVLLSGQVMELPLFQQRFRANSPYCCLLTELPTDVALPFCSTGRLSNGKHATSLGGLLYSLAMEQISVNPSILPGKISDIPVQRWYGPLREDGRLSHVLLSPPCHSRQRTFITITQPTAMGYRCREEDFIIASPLFALIPNRHKINQLALGIIIELEWHFDRQGELVALPRVISIEDSQRQKVDPQWLQIELNTLSFRGNSQEYYWRDDGRVMPPIT, encoded by the coding sequence ATGAAATGCTTTGCTCAACCGCCGCAGAGTTTATTTGCTAATTCAGGGATCCAATTTATTGACCAATCTTGTGTCATTGATCCTTCACACCCCAAAACCGCTTTTATTCGCACGAGTACTAATGGGCCTCTTTGCGAGGTCACTCCTAACGAAAAAGGCCATTTCCAATACAGAGAGTATGCGGGGGGGCCCGTAGAATGGGTTCGGCCAGAATATAGGTTTTCTTTTTCAGAATCCCTTACCCTGCTACAACATCAGTGGCTACCCTTACCTTATTTTTCAGCTCAGGGAGCACGGCCCTTGAATTGGGCGCGCATTTACGTCTCTCGTTGCAGGCAAGCTAAGCAAGGTTGGAAATTCACGCTGGCATTTGATACTCAGATCGCTGACGATGAGAGCGGATTACAGCCTAGCCAATTTGATGTACAACAGGGGCAGATTTTTACATTGCCACAGCAACCCGAAAGATGGCGTGAATTTTTTCAGCAAACCTGGGTCAATGTATGGATGACAGCGCTTTATCCGGTGGTCGGGCAGGCCCCCTCTTTCATATGGCAAGCACACTATATTAATTTACTCAAACTACTCGTTAATCAAGTGAAGCCGCGTCCTCTTTTATTACAAGACACAGCTCAGCACTCTGCGCCCGTTGCGGTTGATGCGATTATCGATTTGGGGAACAGTAATAGTTGTGGTGTATTATTTGAAGTTGATGCTCATTGCGTGAGTCCGCTGAGTCTCTCTAGTGAATTACAACTGCGTGACCTGAGTTGTCCGACCCGTGAGGCATATACACTTTTTAGCAGTGAGCTAAATTTTTCGCCTGAACCTTTCGGCCACCGCGGTTTTTCGTCAGCAAGTGGTAGGATGGACGCTTTCCAATGGTGTTCACTGGTACGCATCGGGCCGGAAGCGCAGCGTCTTAATGCCCAGTCACATCGAGATTTACAACCTCAGGGAATAAGTTGCCCTCGTCGCTATATTTGGGATGATCATTCAGCGAACGTTATTTGGTTCAATGCCAGTCAATCCGACCAGGCGCAATACTCTACGATCGATCATCCCCTTAGTTTAATGCTAAACGATCAGGGCATTTTACTCGATGAATTGTCTTCCGGATGGCAATTTCCCGTTTTTAAGCCACAGTTCGCCCGCTCAGCGCTATTTACATTTTTGATTATGGAGCTCGTTAATCAAATAGCGATGCAAATTAATAGCCTAAGCTACCGGCAACGCCATGCTAATCGAGATACCCCTCGCTTTATTAGAAAGTTAATTTTTACCTTGCCGGTTAACTTTACAACGCTTGAACGGCAGCGTTTTCTGCGGTTGGCACAACGGGCGATTAGGTTGATAAAAACCGCACAACCACAATTTTTTCCAGTCAATCGCCAGGATATTACAATAGAGTTCCCTTGGGATGAGGCCTGTTGTGGACAAATTTTTTGGCTTTGGCAAAAACTGCGTACTCAATCGGCCTTCGATCTACAGAAATATTATCATCGCTCCCCGCAGACATCACATTTACGTATTGGCTTGATCGATGTTGGCGGCGGTACGACAGATGTAGCGGTCACTGAGTATCCTCTCATCACATCAGAGCTGTCAGCTGCCCCAGCGCTCTCTCCTCAATTATTACTTAGACAAGGCTTTACCTTAGCGGGTGATAGTTTGCTCGAGGATGTGATTAACCATTTTTTACTTCCTCAATTCGGCGACCACCTTCATCAGCAAGGTTTGTCACCAGTGATGACGATTCTCGAGCGCCTCTTTAGTAGGGAGAAGAGCGACGACGGTGATTCAGTGTGGCGTCAATATGTGGTGAGGCATTTATTCTTACCGATAGTCGACGATGTGCTTTGGCTTTATCGTTTACAAGAAACAGCGTATTTTTGTCGTGTCAGTCAGTTAATTGATCATCAAGTGCTTGGCTATATAGAGGAGAGTCTCAACGAAAAGATTGCGTATATTACCCCCAAAATGGCAGTTTGCGAGATAAAAACGTTCACGTTGCAATTTCTCTTTAAAGATTTTATCGACTTTTTACAAAGCCCCCAATGTCGATTGGGACAACTTCTTACTATAATATGTGACACTGTCACTACTAATCAGTGTGATGTGGTACTGTTAAGCGGCCAAGTCATGGAGCTCCCCCTCTTCCAACAGAGGTTTCGCGCTAACTCGCCCTATTGTTGTCTATTAACGGAATTACCCACCGATGTGGCACTGCCTTTTTGTAGTACGGGTAGATTGTCCAATGGTAAACACGCTACCAGCCTGGGAGGGTTGCTTTACTCTTTGGCGATGGAACAGATAAGTGTAAACCCTTCCATCTTACCAGGTAAGATAAGTGATATACCGGTTCAGCGATGGTATGGCCCATTACGAGAAGATGGGAGATTGAGTCATGTTTTACTATCGCCTCCTTGTCATTCGCGGCAACGTACGTTTATAACCATTACTCAGCCAACGGCAATGGGTTACCGGTGCCGCGAAGAAGACTTTATCATAGCGTCGCCGTTATTCGCGTTGATCCCTAATCGGCACAAAATTAACCAATTAGCTTTAGGGATTATTATAGAGTTGGAATGGCACTTTGATAGGCAGGGCGAATTAGTTGCCCTACCTCGGGTCATTAGTATCGAAGATAGTCAGAGGCAAAAAGTCGATCCGCAATGGTTACAGATTGAGCTCAATACCTTGTCGTTTCGAGGGAATAGCCAAGAGTATTATTGGCGTGATGATGGGCGTGTGATGCCGCCCATTACCTAA
- a CDS encoding TonB-dependent receptor, giving the protein MKIRIIQVFTGCLPLLSPVVFSAPSTSTTQTLIVAATPDTPPLSELDTPAAVSVVYGEDLRQAHQQINLSEGLSGVPGLQVANRQNYAQDLQMSIRGFGARSTFGVRGLRIYVDDIPATMPDGQGQTSNVDIGSIDHIDVLRGPFSALYGNSSGGVIAITTARGTQPPTLGISSNYSSFGTWRNSVSASGSTGDGSQKGDVDYHISGARMTTHGFRHHSDAQKTTGNAKLGVQLDEVSHLTLNLNSVHLDANDPGGLTRAMWKRDPHQVASNVSLYDARKSVDQTQAGLHYTRQLTENDSLAVTTWAGMRQTTQYQSIPAATQRSKAHHAGGVIDLTRHYQGIDTRWTHTGQLFSHPVSLTTGIDYETMREQRKGYENFRGSGANQQLGVLGRLRRDEQNQVWNIDPYLQSAWQLTDKLSFNAGVRFSRVHFDSHDHYITATNGDDSGKVTYHQWLPAFSLNYAHNASWKSYLSFGRGFETPTLNELSYRPDGGAGLNLALKPSTSHTLEIGTKNRIGLGLMTAALFQTDTDNEIVTSSNNDGRSTYKNAGQTRRRGVELDWQQQFAGDWHVGASWTLLDARYRSQVCDSGCEGNRIPGVAKNMFYTHLEYQPISGWYAGTDLRYLSKIAVNDTNSEYAPAWTVTGIYTGYKWDIKQWNIDISGRIDNLFDRQYSGSVIVNEGNGRFYEPAPGRNYSVGLNVSYAFE; this is encoded by the coding sequence ATGAAAATCCGGATTATTCAGGTATTCACTGGCTGTCTACCACTTCTCTCTCCTGTCGTCTTCTCTGCACCATCGACGTCCACGACTCAAACTCTGATTGTTGCTGCGACACCAGATACACCACCTTTATCAGAATTAGATACCCCTGCTGCAGTGAGTGTGGTGTATGGCGAAGACTTACGACAAGCCCATCAACAAATCAATCTTTCTGAGGGGCTTTCCGGCGTTCCAGGTTTACAGGTGGCCAACCGACAAAATTATGCTCAGGATTTACAGATGTCGATTCGGGGTTTTGGCGCGCGTTCTACATTCGGTGTGAGAGGGTTGAGAATCTATGTTGACGATATTCCAGCAACCATGCCTGATGGCCAAGGGCAAACTTCTAATGTTGATATAGGCTCCATCGATCATATTGATGTATTACGTGGGCCTTTTTCTGCATTGTACGGGAATAGTTCCGGTGGCGTTATTGCTATCACGACAGCGCGCGGCACTCAGCCACCGACCCTAGGTATAAGTAGTAACTACAGTAGTTTTGGAACTTGGCGTAATAGTGTGAGTGCATCAGGGTCAACCGGTGACGGATCGCAAAAAGGCGATGTCGATTATCATATCTCGGGGGCGAGAATGACTACGCATGGATTTCGTCATCATAGCGATGCTCAGAAGACAACTGGGAACGCGAAATTAGGGGTTCAGCTCGATGAGGTGAGTCATCTCACACTGAATCTGAATTCAGTGCATCTTGATGCGAACGATCCAGGGGGATTGACACGTGCTATGTGGAAGCGTGATCCGCACCAAGTTGCTAGCAATGTATCGTTATATGATGCTCGAAAAAGCGTTGATCAAACCCAAGCAGGGTTACACTATACGCGTCAATTAACCGAAAACGATAGCTTAGCCGTGACCACCTGGGCGGGTATGCGGCAAACGACACAATATCAATCCATCCCCGCTGCGACGCAACGCAGTAAAGCCCATCACGCAGGTGGCGTAATAGATTTAACGCGACATTATCAAGGGATTGATACTCGATGGACCCATACGGGACAATTATTCTCTCACCCCGTATCACTGACCACAGGCATTGATTATGAAACGATGCGTGAACAACGCAAAGGCTATGAAAATTTCCGTGGCAGTGGCGCGAATCAACAATTAGGAGTATTGGGTCGTTTAAGACGTGATGAGCAGAATCAAGTATGGAATATCGACCCTTACCTGCAATCGGCGTGGCAGTTAACCGATAAATTATCGTTCAACGCTGGGGTAAGGTTTAGTCGAGTACATTTTGATAGCCATGACCATTACATTACCGCGACCAATGGCGATGACAGCGGTAAAGTAACCTACCATCAATGGTTACCTGCGTTTTCTCTTAACTATGCCCATAATGCCAGTTGGAAGAGTTATCTCTCTTTCGGTCGGGGCTTTGAAACGCCGACCTTGAATGAACTCTCTTACCGACCTGATGGCGGAGCCGGACTTAATTTAGCGTTAAAACCGTCTACGAGTCATACGCTGGAGATAGGGACAAAAAACCGTATTGGGTTAGGGTTAATGACCGCTGCCCTCTTTCAAACTGATACCGATAATGAAATTGTCACTAGCAGTAATAATGATGGCCGATCAACCTATAAAAATGCGGGACAGACTCGCCGCCGAGGCGTAGAACTAGATTGGCAACAGCAATTTGCGGGAGACTGGCATGTAGGAGCATCATGGACTCTGCTGGATGCACGTTACCGGAGTCAGGTCTGTGACAGTGGATGCGAAGGTAACAGGATACCCGGCGTCGCAAAAAATATGTTTTATACCCACCTCGAGTATCAACCCATCTCCGGTTGGTATGCGGGGACCGATTTGCGTTATTTAAGCAAGATTGCGGTGAATGATACAAATAGTGAATACGCTCCTGCTTGGACCGTAACCGGTATCTATACCGGCTATAAGTGGGATATCAAGCAATGGAATATCGATATAAGTGGCCGAATCGATAATCTCTTCGACCGTCAGTATAGTGGCTCTGTGATAGTGAACGAAGGTAACGGTCGTTTCTATGAACCCGCGCCCGGTCGAAACTATTCTGTAGGGCTTAATGTCAGCTACGCGTTCGAATAA
- the nfsB gene encoding oxygen-insensitive NAD(P)H nitroreductase yields MNITELAANRFTTKAYDASRSLSDQQLADVLSLLQNSPSTLNLQGWHFHVITTEAGREKIAPAIFDLNKAKVAQAPLAIVFSSINGISEQHLDALVAQEAQDGRFRDTEARQKNDAGRRGYINNVAHSPEFQHKWMERQLYIALGFLLLGAPALGLHATPIEGFDTQKMDSILGLEAQGLHSVVMATVGYNSDADFNAQLPKSRFPLDKIITKL; encoded by the coding sequence ATGAATATTACTGAACTGGCTGCTAACCGTTTTACCACAAAAGCCTACGATGCCTCACGGTCACTGAGTGACCAACAGTTAGCGGATGTCCTGTCGTTATTACAAAACAGTCCTTCTACGCTCAATCTACAAGGTTGGCACTTTCATGTCATCACCACTGAAGCTGGCCGCGAGAAAATCGCCCCTGCTATCTTTGATCTGAATAAAGCCAAAGTGGCGCAAGCGCCTCTCGCCATCGTATTTTCCAGTATTAATGGGATCAGTGAGCAACACTTAGACGCGTTAGTGGCACAAGAAGCGCAAGATGGCCGTTTCCGCGATACGGAAGCTCGCCAGAAAAATGACGCTGGTCGTCGGGGTTATATTAATAATGTCGCGCATTCACCTGAGTTTCAGCATAAGTGGATGGAACGTCAGCTTTACATTGCTCTAGGCTTTCTACTATTAGGTGCCCCTGCATTAGGGCTGCACGCCACGCCAATTGAAGGCTTCGATACTCAAAAAATGGACAGTATACTTGGGTTAGAAGCGCAAGGTTTGCATAGTGTCGTCATGGCAACTGTCGGGTACAACAGTGATGCTGATTTCAATGCTCAGCTACCTAAGTCTCGTTTTCCTCTCGATAAAATTATCACTAAGCTATAA
- a CDS encoding AbrB family transcriptional regulator, which produces MLHSPLTVRWLVLIILSLVAVSLLELIHLPAALLLGPMFVAILFAVAKKMVSLHRTLFRAAQAVVGAMIARAMPVDVFKEMQHTWPLFIMTVFSVIAISTLLGALLAKFKILPGTTALWGSSPGGATAMTLMAGNFGADVRLVAFMQYLRVLLVTLLATVVSHYLAPESAATSAVAQLEQPIAWGAFIITLGLILAALLLSKVISLPAAPLLISMILCNLAMNVGGLTIELPLPLLAISYAMIGWSIGARFTKDILRYAFHALPAILFSVLLLIGICGIFAWMLVEYAGIDPLSAYLATSPGGADSVAIIASSVSVNQPFVMSMQTGRFIAVLCLGPALSRLVARWLG; this is translated from the coding sequence GTGCTACACTCACCGCTTACAGTACGATGGCTTGTCTTAATTATTCTGAGTCTGGTTGCTGTATCATTATTGGAATTAATCCATCTCCCGGCTGCCTTATTGTTAGGGCCTATGTTTGTCGCCATATTATTTGCTGTGGCGAAAAAAATGGTTTCCTTACACCGTACGCTTTTTCGTGCAGCGCAGGCAGTGGTCGGAGCCATGATTGCACGTGCGATGCCAGTTGACGTTTTTAAAGAGATGCAGCATACCTGGCCACTATTTATTATGACGGTCTTCTCAGTCATAGCGATTAGTACCCTGCTTGGGGCATTACTTGCGAAATTTAAAATCCTACCCGGTACCACTGCCCTATGGGGATCCTCTCCTGGCGGCGCAACGGCCATGACGTTAATGGCGGGTAACTTCGGTGCTGATGTGCGATTAGTCGCTTTTATGCAATATCTCAGAGTACTGTTAGTTACGCTATTAGCGACGGTAGTGAGTCACTATTTAGCCCCGGAGAGTGCAGCAACATCAGCAGTGGCCCAACTCGAGCAACCTATTGCTTGGGGGGCGTTTATAATCACTCTAGGGCTTATTCTCGCAGCATTATTACTTTCCAAGGTTATTTCTCTTCCTGCAGCCCCGTTATTAATCAGTATGATCCTTTGTAATCTTGCGATGAATGTAGGGGGATTAACGATTGAGTTACCGCTTCCTTTACTCGCAATTTCTTATGCAATGATTGGTTGGAGTATAGGGGCACGTTTTACCAAAGATATTTTGCGTTATGCTTTTCACGCGCTTCCTGCAATTTTATTCTCGGTGCTGTTATTAATAGGAATTTGCGGTATTTTTGCATGGATGTTGGTTGAGTATGCAGGGATCGACCCGCTGAGTGCTTATTTAGCCACCAGTCCTGGAGGAGCGGATTCCGTTGCTATCATTGCGTCATCGGTATCAGTGAATCAACCCTTTGTGATGTCAATGCAGACAGGGCGTTTTATTGCTGTACTCTGCCTTGGGCCTGCGTTATCTCGCTTGGTTGCACGTTGGTTAGGGTAA
- the dld gene encoding D-lactate dehydrogenase, with the protein MEQQASGLLPLLSGIVGNKNVLTSPDDKSFYTTGFRVGQGEALAVVIPESLTALWQVLQHCVAADVIILMQASNTGITGGSTPDGNNYDRPVIIISTRRLKGIQVIDDGKQVIAYPGSTLTELEDTLRPLQREPHSVIGSSCIGASVIGGLCNNSGGSLIRRGPAFTEKSLYAQISEQGEISLVNHLGIELGTTPEEILKNLELKQFTTGDTDSWQGKIWAEDYAEKLRDTDSASPARFNGDPHYLHDSAGCAGKIIVFAARLATFPASKGTETWYIGTNDEKELIALRRFLLTKLDQLPIQAEYIHANAFDMTLRYAKHMILAIRQFGPQSIPGLMARKAKWDIKIKNFRYLPTNLTDRLIQGFNQITPPLVAKRIMDYRHRYQHHLLIKADSEQATELTSLLDTFFSEHQGGYFICDKKEAEDAFLIRFAVGGAAISYCDYLGLDPNERLIAFDAALRRNDDQWLFDLPAHLKAQIQADSCCGHFFCLVNHQDYIVKPGVDGKQFKQQVIDYIEQRGARYPAEHNVGHLYSAKEDYQQHWRALDPTNSCNPGIGKTSRRKFWQ; encoded by the coding sequence ATGGAACAACAAGCTTCAGGATTGCTACCCTTGTTATCGGGTATCGTCGGTAACAAGAACGTCTTAACCTCACCAGATGATAAATCCTTTTACACGACCGGTTTTCGTGTCGGCCAAGGCGAGGCGCTCGCCGTTGTTATACCCGAATCCTTAACTGCACTTTGGCAAGTGTTGCAACATTGCGTTGCCGCAGACGTTATTATTTTAATGCAAGCCTCAAATACCGGTATCACCGGCGGTTCGACTCCTGATGGTAATAATTATGACCGGCCAGTCATTATTATTAGTACACGCCGTCTGAAAGGTATTCAGGTCATCGATGACGGCAAACAAGTCATCGCTTATCCCGGCTCTACGCTCACCGAGTTAGAAGATACCTTGCGACCGCTACAACGTGAGCCACATTCCGTTATTGGCTCCTCCTGTATTGGTGCCTCGGTTATCGGAGGTTTGTGTAACAACTCAGGTGGGTCACTTATCCGGCGTGGGCCAGCCTTTACTGAAAAGTCACTTTACGCCCAGATCAGCGAACAAGGCGAGATAAGCCTGGTTAATCATCTCGGGATAGAATTAGGAACAACGCCAGAAGAGATCTTAAAAAATCTCGAGTTGAAGCAGTTTACTACCGGTGACACTGACAGCTGGCAAGGAAAGATCTGGGCCGAGGATTATGCCGAGAAACTGCGTGATACCGATTCGGCATCTCCTGCGCGCTTTAATGGCGATCCGCATTATTTACATGATAGTGCTGGTTGTGCAGGTAAAATTATTGTTTTTGCCGCGAGGCTTGCCACATTTCCTGCCAGTAAAGGAACAGAGACTTGGTATATTGGGACTAATGATGAAAAAGAGCTGATAGCGCTACGACGTTTCCTACTCACTAAGCTTGATCAACTACCCATCCAGGCCGAATATATTCATGCTAACGCCTTCGATATGACCTTGCGCTACGCTAAGCATATGATATTGGCTATACGCCAGTTTGGACCCCAATCCATCCCGGGGCTAATGGCGAGAAAAGCGAAATGGGATATCAAGATCAAAAATTTCAGATACTTACCTACCAATTTAACTGACCGGTTAATCCAGGGATTCAATCAGATAACGCCCCCTCTCGTCGCCAAGCGTATCATGGACTATCGGCATCGTTATCAACATCATCTTCTGATTAAAGCCGATTCTGAACAAGCTACAGAATTAACCTCTCTGCTTGATACCTTTTTTTCTGAGCATCAAGGCGGCTATTTTATCTGTGATAAAAAAGAAGCCGAAGACGCCTTTTTAATTCGTTTCGCGGTTGGCGGGGCGGCAATTTCTTATTGTGATTACCTTGGTCTTGATCCTAACGAGCGTCTTATCGCATTCGATGCGGCATTGCGACGGAATGACGATCAATGGTTATTCGATCTTCCTGCTCACCTTAAAGCCCAAATTCAAGCAGACTCCTGTTGTGGACATTTCTTCTGCCTAGTGAATCATCAGGACTATATCGTAAAACCTGGCGTTGATGGGAAGCAGTTCAAACAGCAAGTAATTGATTATATTGAGCAACGTGGTGCTCGCTATCCTGCTGAGCACAATGTGGGTCATCTCTATTCAGCTAAAGAAGACTATCAGCAACACTGGCGAGCACTCGACCCGACTAATAGTTGTAACCCTGGGATTGGTAAAACGAGTCGGCGTAAGTTTTGGCAATAA